A genomic region of Venturia canescens isolate UGA chromosome 7, ASM1945775v1, whole genome shotgun sequence contains the following coding sequences:
- the chb gene encoding CLIP-associating protein 1-A isoform X2, whose protein sequence is MALNPRDMDAFVALLSTSDIKKKLTVGNLLLNYLGDPTKSIECQDIGLFIDQIIPWLANGNAKVVQNGLEVLTYLADRMGHDFRPYISTIIQPTIDRLGDSKDLTREKARLVLLKVMEKGSMMPQQLLDRLHPAFGHKNAKLREEALVLLTTTLNEHGADEMLLSGVIPSIVKLLSDPNEKVRETAVNTAVTIYTHVGERFRMDLQRKHNVPQAKWALLAEKFDQVKTDGDFLPLALSSDVGKDNDEPDRAIKSAPVKRTTSVPLKRSQFGPAKAPLSTPGQAGAVDEETFLTAFEDVPSVKLFSAKDLEEQMKVISETIGDDKKDWKQRTDSLKRLRGIIVAGGTNYENFTELLKSIQRPFAGACTDLRSQVVREACITLAFLSHHLKNKLAGFVEAILVSIMNLIQNSAKVVATAGAVALRFIFQNTHSGRFIPIIAASLSNKSKDIRRASCEYLNLILQSWPTLILQKHVTVLQDAIKKGVADSDSEARAFARKSYWAFKDHFPEQAEVLLNSLDATYKRSLMSLSNSGSINSLNTVPRSMNTSPRASRPGLSSTETVVNTGSTENLQANESPPHGLLRRTPSLPRSYRQSGIPILQRQSTDNYCRVTPGPRSTSAIDLQAAKRAQARTVYANLNRMRATPPRFNRSPDMAAAAANTERTPRTRTKVAGVSQSQPNSRSGSPSSRSSYATYNRDNENSAIRPRRLSGQGIRSGSNSREPSPQRFAMDRSFASKIRGRNMYMSPSERPPTSRPVMAQKMLQQSREAESALADALTGKGDHSDDSETNSICSEHSFDGIRRASDSYSWSGSQQRLYRDHWDQSIVKDIKEIIENCGRNPWTNRKEGLIGLHNFLSNGNTLSASELRKVTDIFAKMFMDSHTKVFSLFLDTLTVLITTHREDLNDWLYVLCARLLNKLGTDLLGSVQTKVYKTLDVVRESFPGDLLLPAVMRFLTDPTQTPNSRVKVATLNFLMHVAGNSQPSALNPTCKSALARLLNWTMDVKSQDVRRHAEEAVIALYNLNPPQFPMILGELPKFYQDAAMPLIQAHLKRSSSSSNPSSPGMETGRLLHSPARTRTKTDVDMTDADNLNPEEVYKSLRRTTAEIQNYGFERTTTSKDSGISNMADVEEKMESLTLTNSGRSSSVSSPTQRGKPVNNNGSSDTIAGDLILPQQQENNGYGTHSSSPDMLLRGPEVVDNTIKTLQSAISQNSAKVQALEEFQLYVRDCDAAYIKQQFKKLLKTLLECLASEDKQLEIQVLQTLIEMLKCPELVESFSKYAELVVLKVLHAHKIDEPPEKPCDATSSSAVAVTSPDRPAKQWHGLKVAEKCAAMIARVLPVDQIIRLASTSITTEPFPKNVGAIKMLHEAVEHRGREAIEPYLSEIMPGLITAYDDHESKVRKSAVFCMVAIHNAVGQEVMKPHLVPLYGSKLKLLNIYIQRAQQTASQPASPRGKN, encoded by the exons ATGGCATTGAATCCTCGAGATATGGACGCCTTTGTCGCGCTACTCTCCACTTCTGACATCAAGAAAAAACTGACTGTTGGAAATTTATTGCTCAATTATCTCGGGGATCCTACCAAGAGTATAGAGTGCCAGGATATCGGTTTGTTCATCGACCAAATTATTCCTTGGCTCGCCAATGGAAATGCCAAG GTAGTGCAAAATGGCCTCGAAGTTCTCACGTACCTCGCGGACCGAATGGGCCACGATTTCAGGCCTTACATTTCCACCATTATTCAACCGACGATAGACAGGCTAG GTGACAGCAAAGATCTGACTCGAGAGAAAGCTCGCCTCGTATTACTAAAAGTTATGGAAAAGGGTAGCATGATGCCTCAGCAATTGCTCGATCGCCTCCATCCAGCGTTCGGCCACAAGAATGCAAAACTTCGAGAAGAAGCTCTCGTGCTGCTCACAACGACCCTTAACGA ACACGGAGCAGACGAGATGCTACTTTCAGGCGTGATACCGAGTATCGTCAAACTGCTCTCGGACCCGAACGAAAAGGTTCGCGAGACCGCTGTCAACACAGCCGTGACAATCTACACCCACGTGGGCGAGCGATTCCGCATGGATCTTCAGAGAAAGCACAACGTACCACAAGCAAA ATGGGCTCTGCTGGCAGAAAAATTCGATCAAGTAAAAACGGACGGAGACTTTTTACCACTGGCATTGTCTTCCGATG TTGGTAAAGATAACGACGAGCCAGATAGAGCG ATCAAGTCCGCGCCGGTCAAGAGAACGACGAGCGTTCCACTCAAGAGAAGTCAGTTTGGTCCTGCAAAAGCCCCTTTGAGTACTCCAG gCCAAGCCGGTGCCGTGGACGAGGAGACCTTTTTGACCGCGTTCGAAGATGTTCCGTCTGTTAAATTATTCTCGGCCAAGGATCTCGAGGAGCAAATGAAGGTGATAAGCGAGACCATAGGCGACGACAAAAAAGACTGGAAACAAAGAACCGACAGC TTGAAAAGGCTACGAGGCATAATAGTCGCGGGTGGTACAAATTACGAAAACTTTACGGAATTGTTGAAAAGTATCCAGCGGCCATTTGCGGGCGCCTGCACAGATCTGAGGTCTCAAGTAGTCAGGGAGGCGTGCATAACCCTGGCCTTTCTAAGTCATCATTTGAAGAACAAACTCGCCGGCTTCGTTGAGGCCATTCTAGTCTCGATAATGAACCTCATACAAAATAGTGCCAAG gTGGTCGCAACGGCGGGTGCGGTGGCGCTACGCTTCATATTTCAAAATACCCACAGCGGACGGTTCATTCCGATTATAGCAGCTTCTCTGAGCAACAAGAGTAAAGATATACGTCGCGCCTCTTGCGAGTATCTCAACCTCATACTGCAATCGTGGCCCACTTTAATTCTTCAGAAACATGTGACAGTACTTCAGGATGCGATAAAAAAAGGCGTCGCTGATTCTGACTCGGAAGCTCGTGCATTCGCCCGGAA ATCTTACTGGGCTTTCAAAGATCATTTTCCGGAACAAGCAGAGGTTCTTTTGAACAGTCTTGACGCTACCTACAAAAGATCCCTCATGTCTTTGAGTAACAGCGGGAGTATAAACAGCCTAAATACAGTACCAAGGTCAATGAACACGAGTCCTCGTGCCTCGAGGCCGGGGCTTTCTTCAACAG AAACTGTCGTGAACACGGGCAGCACGGAAAATTTGCAAGCGAATGAGAGCCCGCCCCACGGGCTCCTCAGGCGGACACCGTCTCTGCCACGCTCCTATCGTCAGTCCGGAATACCAATTCTTCAGCGACAGTCCACTGACAATTACT GTCGAGTCACGCCCGGCCCGAGATCGACGAGCGCGATCGATCTTCAAGCAGCGAAACGAGCCCAGGCTAGAACGGTTTATGCCAATTTGAACCGCATGCGAGCCACTCCGC CTCGCTTCAACAGATCACCGGACATGGCCGCAGCAGCCGCGAACACCGAAAGAACACCGAGGACTCGCACAAAAGTTGCCGGTGTTTCTCAATCTCAAC CGAACAGCAGATCAGGTTCACCGTCGTCGAGATCGAGTTACGCGACGTATAATCGCGATAACGAAAATTCAGCGATTAGACCACGTCGTCTCTCCGGACAGGGAATTCGTAGCGGAAGCAATAGTCGCGAACCCAGTCCTCAAAGATTTGCCATGGATCGGAGCTTCGCTTCGAAAATAag AGGACGAAATATGTATATGTCACCGAGTGAAAGACCACCGACTTCAAGGCCGGTGATGGCTCAGAAAATGCTGCAACAGTCGCGCGAGGCGGAATCTGCTCTGGCTGATGCGCTCACCGGTAAAGGTGACCACAGCGATGACAGCGAAACCAACAGTATCTGCTCGGAGCACAGCTTCGACGGTATCAGACGTGCCAGTGAT TCGTATTCGTGGAGCGGCTCGCAACAGAGACTTTATCGCGACCATTGGGATCAATCGATTGTTAAG GACATCAAGGAAATAATCGAGAATTGTGGTCGTAACCCATGGACCAATCGAAAAGAAGGTCTCATAGGGCTTCACAACTTTCTCTCTAATGGAAATACGCTATCAGCCTCGGAGCTCCGCAAAGTCACCGACATATTTGCTAAAATGTTTATGGATTCGCACACCAAAGTGTTTAGCCTTTTCCTTGATACACTAACGGTATTGATAACGACACATCGAGAggatttaaatgattggcttTATGTGCTTTGTGCGAGGCTCCTCAACAAATTGGGCACCGATCTTCTTGGCTCTGTACAGACTAAAGTTTACAAAACTCTTGATGTTGTTAG AGAGTCCTTTCCCGGTGATCTGTTGTTACCCGCAGTCATGAGATTTCTTACGGATCCTACGCAAACGCCCAATTCTCGGGTCAAAGTAGcaacgttgaattttttgatgcaCGTTGCCGGTAATTCGCAACCTTCTGCTCTCAACCCAACTTGTAAATCAGCTCTCGCGCGATTACTTAATTGGACAATGGACGTTAAGAGCCAGGACGTAAGGAGACACGCCGAAGAAGCCGTAATCGCACTTTATAATCTCAACCCGCCTCAATTCCCAATGATTCTCGGTGAATTGCCGAAATTCTATCAG GACGCAGCTATGCCTCTCATTCAGGCACATTTGAAAAGATCATCGAGTTCGAGCAATCCGTCGTCACCGGGTATGGAAACCGGACGTTTGTTGCATTCACCAGCTCGCACGAGAACGAAAACAGACGTCGATATGACAGATGCCGACAATCTCAATCCCGAGGAAGTCTACAA GTCTTTGAGACGCACGACAGCCGAAATACAAAATTATGGTTTCGAAAGAACCACAACCAGTAAAGATAGCGGTATAAGCAACATGGCTGATGTCGAAGAGAAAATGGAGAGTCTCACTCTAACAAATTCC ggCCGTTCTTCGTCCGTGTCTTCGCCTACGCAGCGTGGTAAGCCTGTTAACAATAATGGCTCGAGTGACACAATAGCTGGCGATTTGATATTGCCGCAACAGCAGGAAAATAACGGTTACGGAACACATA GTTCTTCTCCGGACATGCTACTCCGAGGTCCGGAAGTTGTTGATAACACGATCAAGACGCTCCAGTCCGCGATTAGTCAGAATTCTGCGAAAGTTCAAGCCCTTGAAGAATTTCAACTGTACGTACGCGACTGTGACGCGGCCTACATAAAACAGCAGTTCAA AAAATTACTAAAGACCCTTCTCGAGTGTCTAGCGTCAGAGGATAAACAGCTTGAGATTCAGGTGCTTCAGACGCTGATCGAGATGCTTAAGTGTCCAGAGCTTGTTGAGTCGTTCAGCAAGTACGCGGAATTGGTGGTATTGAAGGTTTTGCATGCTCACAAAATCGACGAGCCGCCAGAAAAACCATGCGACGCGACGAGTTCCAGCGCAGTTGCTGTTACCAGTCCTGACAGACCTGCCAAACAGTGGCACGGGCTTAAAGTAGCTGAAAAATGTGCGGCAATGATTGCGAGGGTACTGCCGGTCGATCAAATAATACGCCTAGCTTCAACCTCGATTACGACAGAACCTTTTCCCAAAAATGTTGGGGCCATCAAAATGTTGCACGAGGCTGTCGAACATCGAGGTCGTGAGGCAATCGAACCATACTTATCGGAAATCATGCCCGGTCTGATCACG GCTTACGATGACCACGAGAGTAAAGTACGAAAGAGCGCTGTGTTTTGCATGGTAGCAATACACAACGCGGTTGGCCAAGAAGTAATGAAGCCGCATTTGGTTCCACTGTATGGAAGTAAGCTCAAGCTGTTGAACATTTATATACAAAGAGCACAGCAGACGGCGAGTCAGCCAGCGAGTCCTCGTGGCAAGAACTAA
- the chb gene encoding CLIP-associating protein 2 isoform X6 encodes MNDSGVIVSSVGHRCSHRGLVRYPSIDKKLWDPSSTWILQWDNIVKHPGARARGCHCDVHKPPWLYPDLVGKDNDEPDRAIKSAPVKRTTSVPLKRSQFGPAKAPLSTPGQAGAVDEETFLTAFEDVPSVKLFSAKDLEEQMKVISETIGDDKKDWKQRTDSLKRLRGIIVAGGTNYENFTELLKSIQRPFAGACTDLRSQVVREACITLAFLSHHLKNKLAGFVEAILVSIMNLIQNSAKVVATAGAVALRFIFQNTHSGRFIPIIAASLSNKSKDIRRASCEYLNLILQSWPTLILQKHVTVLQDAIKKGVADSDSEARAFARKSYWAFKDHFPEQAEVLLNSLDATYKRSLMSLSNSGSINSLNTVPRSMNTSPRASRPGLSSTETVVNTGSTENLQANESPPHGLLRRTPSLPRSYRQSGIPILQRQSTDNYCRVTPGPRSTSAIDLQAAKRAQARTVYANLNRMRATPHNDHGGEGATRQARFNRSPDMAAAAANTERTPRTRTKVAGVSQSQPNSRSGSPSSRSSYATYNRDNENSAIRPRRLSGQGIRSGSNSREPSPQRFAMDRSFASKIRGRNMYMSPSERPPTSRPVMAQKMLQQSREAESALADALTGKGDHSDDSETNSICSEHSFDGIRRASDSYSWSGSQQRLYRDHWDQSIVKDIKEIIENCGRNPWTNRKEGLIGLHNFLSNGNTLSASELRKVTDIFAKMFMDSHTKVFSLFLDTLTVLITTHREDLNDWLYVLCARLLNKLGTDLLGSVQTKVYKTLDVVRESFPGDLLLPAVMRFLTDPTQTPNSRVKVATLNFLMHVAGNSQPSALNPTCKSALARLLNWTMDVKSQDVRRHAEEAVIALYNLNPPQFPMILGELPKFYQDAAMPLIQAHLKRSSSSSNPSSPGMETGRLLHSPARTRTKTDVDMTDADNLNPEEVYKSLRRTTAEIQNYGFERTTTSKDSGISNMADVEEKMESLTLTNSGRSSSVSSPTQRGKPVNNNGSSDTIAGDLILPQQQENNGYGTHSSSPDMLLRGPEVVDNTIKTLQSAISQNSAKVQALEEFQLYVRDCDAAYIKQQFKKLLKTLLECLASEDKQLEIQVLQTLIEMLKCPELVESFSKYAELVVLKVLHAHKIDEPPEKPCDATSSSAVAVTSPDRPAKQWHGLKVAEKCAAMIARVLPVDQIIRLASTSITTEPFPKNVGAIKMLHEAVEHRGREAIEPYLSEIMPGLITAYDDHESKVRKSAVFCMVAIHNAVGQEVMKPHLVPLYGSKLKLLNIYIQRAQQTASQPASPRGKN; translated from the exons ATGAATGATTCGGGCGTGATAGTCTCGAGCGTCGGGCATCGATGCTCGCATCGTGGTCTCGTCAGATACCCGAgtatcgataaaaaattgtggGATCCGTCGAGCACTTGGATCCTCCAGTGGGACAACATCGTTAAGCATCCGGGTGCACGAGCACGTGGCTGTCATTGTGACGTTCATAAGCCTCCTTGGTTGTACCCTGATCTAG TTGGTAAAGATAACGACGAGCCAGATAGAGCG ATCAAGTCCGCGCCGGTCAAGAGAACGACGAGCGTTCCACTCAAGAGAAGTCAGTTTGGTCCTGCAAAAGCCCCTTTGAGTACTCCAG gCCAAGCCGGTGCCGTGGACGAGGAGACCTTTTTGACCGCGTTCGAAGATGTTCCGTCTGTTAAATTATTCTCGGCCAAGGATCTCGAGGAGCAAATGAAGGTGATAAGCGAGACCATAGGCGACGACAAAAAAGACTGGAAACAAAGAACCGACAGC TTGAAAAGGCTACGAGGCATAATAGTCGCGGGTGGTACAAATTACGAAAACTTTACGGAATTGTTGAAAAGTATCCAGCGGCCATTTGCGGGCGCCTGCACAGATCTGAGGTCTCAAGTAGTCAGGGAGGCGTGCATAACCCTGGCCTTTCTAAGTCATCATTTGAAGAACAAACTCGCCGGCTTCGTTGAGGCCATTCTAGTCTCGATAATGAACCTCATACAAAATAGTGCCAAG gTGGTCGCAACGGCGGGTGCGGTGGCGCTACGCTTCATATTTCAAAATACCCACAGCGGACGGTTCATTCCGATTATAGCAGCTTCTCTGAGCAACAAGAGTAAAGATATACGTCGCGCCTCTTGCGAGTATCTCAACCTCATACTGCAATCGTGGCCCACTTTAATTCTTCAGAAACATGTGACAGTACTTCAGGATGCGATAAAAAAAGGCGTCGCTGATTCTGACTCGGAAGCTCGTGCATTCGCCCGGAA ATCTTACTGGGCTTTCAAAGATCATTTTCCGGAACAAGCAGAGGTTCTTTTGAACAGTCTTGACGCTACCTACAAAAGATCCCTCATGTCTTTGAGTAACAGCGGGAGTATAAACAGCCTAAATACAGTACCAAGGTCAATGAACACGAGTCCTCGTGCCTCGAGGCCGGGGCTTTCTTCAACAG AAACTGTCGTGAACACGGGCAGCACGGAAAATTTGCAAGCGAATGAGAGCCCGCCCCACGGGCTCCTCAGGCGGACACCGTCTCTGCCACGCTCCTATCGTCAGTCCGGAATACCAATTCTTCAGCGACAGTCCACTGACAATTACT GTCGAGTCACGCCCGGCCCGAGATCGACGAGCGCGATCGATCTTCAAGCAGCGAAACGAGCCCAGGCTAGAACGGTTTATGCCAATTTGAACCGCATGCGAGCCACTCCGC ATAACGATCATGGAGGTGAAGGTGCTACGAGACAAG CTCGCTTCAACAGATCACCGGACATGGCCGCAGCAGCCGCGAACACCGAAAGAACACCGAGGACTCGCACAAAAGTTGCCGGTGTTTCTCAATCTCAAC CGAACAGCAGATCAGGTTCACCGTCGTCGAGATCGAGTTACGCGACGTATAATCGCGATAACGAAAATTCAGCGATTAGACCACGTCGTCTCTCCGGACAGGGAATTCGTAGCGGAAGCAATAGTCGCGAACCCAGTCCTCAAAGATTTGCCATGGATCGGAGCTTCGCTTCGAAAATAag AGGACGAAATATGTATATGTCACCGAGTGAAAGACCACCGACTTCAAGGCCGGTGATGGCTCAGAAAATGCTGCAACAGTCGCGCGAGGCGGAATCTGCTCTGGCTGATGCGCTCACCGGTAAAGGTGACCACAGCGATGACAGCGAAACCAACAGTATCTGCTCGGAGCACAGCTTCGACGGTATCAGACGTGCCAGTGAT TCGTATTCGTGGAGCGGCTCGCAACAGAGACTTTATCGCGACCATTGGGATCAATCGATTGTTAAG GACATCAAGGAAATAATCGAGAATTGTGGTCGTAACCCATGGACCAATCGAAAAGAAGGTCTCATAGGGCTTCACAACTTTCTCTCTAATGGAAATACGCTATCAGCCTCGGAGCTCCGCAAAGTCACCGACATATTTGCTAAAATGTTTATGGATTCGCACACCAAAGTGTTTAGCCTTTTCCTTGATACACTAACGGTATTGATAACGACACATCGAGAggatttaaatgattggcttTATGTGCTTTGTGCGAGGCTCCTCAACAAATTGGGCACCGATCTTCTTGGCTCTGTACAGACTAAAGTTTACAAAACTCTTGATGTTGTTAG AGAGTCCTTTCCCGGTGATCTGTTGTTACCCGCAGTCATGAGATTTCTTACGGATCCTACGCAAACGCCCAATTCTCGGGTCAAAGTAGcaacgttgaattttttgatgcaCGTTGCCGGTAATTCGCAACCTTCTGCTCTCAACCCAACTTGTAAATCAGCTCTCGCGCGATTACTTAATTGGACAATGGACGTTAAGAGCCAGGACGTAAGGAGACACGCCGAAGAAGCCGTAATCGCACTTTATAATCTCAACCCGCCTCAATTCCCAATGATTCTCGGTGAATTGCCGAAATTCTATCAG GACGCAGCTATGCCTCTCATTCAGGCACATTTGAAAAGATCATCGAGTTCGAGCAATCCGTCGTCACCGGGTATGGAAACCGGACGTTTGTTGCATTCACCAGCTCGCACGAGAACGAAAACAGACGTCGATATGACAGATGCCGACAATCTCAATCCCGAGGAAGTCTACAA GTCTTTGAGACGCACGACAGCCGAAATACAAAATTATGGTTTCGAAAGAACCACAACCAGTAAAGATAGCGGTATAAGCAACATGGCTGATGTCGAAGAGAAAATGGAGAGTCTCACTCTAACAAATTCC ggCCGTTCTTCGTCCGTGTCTTCGCCTACGCAGCGTGGTAAGCCTGTTAACAATAATGGCTCGAGTGACACAATAGCTGGCGATTTGATATTGCCGCAACAGCAGGAAAATAACGGTTACGGAACACATA GTTCTTCTCCGGACATGCTACTCCGAGGTCCGGAAGTTGTTGATAACACGATCAAGACGCTCCAGTCCGCGATTAGTCAGAATTCTGCGAAAGTTCAAGCCCTTGAAGAATTTCAACTGTACGTACGCGACTGTGACGCGGCCTACATAAAACAGCAGTTCAA AAAATTACTAAAGACCCTTCTCGAGTGTCTAGCGTCAGAGGATAAACAGCTTGAGATTCAGGTGCTTCAGACGCTGATCGAGATGCTTAAGTGTCCAGAGCTTGTTGAGTCGTTCAGCAAGTACGCGGAATTGGTGGTATTGAAGGTTTTGCATGCTCACAAAATCGACGAGCCGCCAGAAAAACCATGCGACGCGACGAGTTCCAGCGCAGTTGCTGTTACCAGTCCTGACAGACCTGCCAAACAGTGGCACGGGCTTAAAGTAGCTGAAAAATGTGCGGCAATGATTGCGAGGGTACTGCCGGTCGATCAAATAATACGCCTAGCTTCAACCTCGATTACGACAGAACCTTTTCCCAAAAATGTTGGGGCCATCAAAATGTTGCACGAGGCTGTCGAACATCGAGGTCGTGAGGCAATCGAACCATACTTATCGGAAATCATGCCCGGTCTGATCACG GCTTACGATGACCACGAGAGTAAAGTACGAAAGAGCGCTGTGTTTTGCATGGTAGCAATACACAACGCGGTTGGCCAAGAAGTAATGAAGCCGCATTTGGTTCCACTGTATGGAAGTAAGCTCAAGCTGTTGAACATTTATATACAAAGAGCACAGCAGACGGCGAGTCAGCCAGCGAGTCCTCGTGGCAAGAACTAA